The DNA region CCTGTGGGCGGAAAAGGTGATACCCTACGTCCACGCCTGCATAGACAAATAAGGCATAGGGAGGCTGCTGTGAAATACCTGCTGATACTGGTGTTGCTGATCTGTCCGCTGCTTCTCGCGGCGCAGACCTTTACTCAGGCAGACAACGGTGACCTGAGAGTGGAAGGCTCGAATTATACCGCCGATTTCAGCGCATCGCGCGGCTGTCTCTCCGGACTTACCGTCCGGCGGACCCAGTTTGTGGAGCCGGAACGATATTACGGCTGGATACAGGAATACCGGCCCTGCTTCTTTACCGCTTCGCCCGGTCTGCTGGACGAAGGCGCTGCCTCGTCGGCGGTCCGGGAGGACAACAAGGTCGTATGCACCTGTCCCTCTCTGGGGACAGCCGTATTTGACATGCGGGACGATCACTTTTTCGTCCGGGTCAGGAGCCTGGCCGCTGAGCCGGTCAGCTATATCATGGCTTTTTCGGGCAAGGTGCGATGCATCTCCGCCGACGGGAAGCCCATGGACAAAAACGTGGGCGGCTTCACGGCGGAGACCTGCAAGTGGGTCCTGGAGCATGCGGTAGTGGGCGTAGAGGGCGCCTCTCTGTGGGAGCCCTATTCCTACAGCGCCCGTATAGCCCGCCTGGTCCTGGAGCCGGGAGAGGAAAAGAGCCTGCGCTTCTTCTTCGTTCCTGCCGAAGTCACAGAGACGGAGGCCGCTTACAGGATGAGGCTCCCGGCTATGACCTCCGACGAGTTTGACGTGGCCAGCCCCTGTGACTGGCAGGTGTTTCAGCGCCGGGACCGGCTGACAGGCAGTATCCTTTTCAGCGGCAAGGTCCCTGCCGGCTGCGACAGCATCCGGTACAGGATCACCGGCAAAGACCTGACGGGAAAAAAGGTGGATACGGGCCGGAAGACCCTGCAGGTGAAGGACGGCATCTTCAACGGGGCGGCGGAATGCCGCGCCGGCGGCTGGTACCGGGTGGATATAGAAGCCCTGGCAAAGGGCAGGCCCCTGGCCGAAAAGTCACTGGAGCATGTGGGCGTAGGCGAGGTGTTCGTGGGAGCCGGCCAGTCCAACTCCACCAACTGGGGGCAGTATTTTGCAGAGCAGGAGAGCGGTATGGTCTCCGCCACCGACGGGATCGCCTGGCAAAAGGCGGAGGGGCCTATGCCCGGAGTCCACGAAGGCAGCTCCGGAGGCAGCTACTATCCCACTCTGGGAGACCTGATCTACAGAGAGTTCCGTGTGCCCGTGGGCATCGCCTCCGCCGGGCACGGCGGCTCCGCCATCGTGCACTGGCGGCCGGAATGGATGCTGTACAAGCATTTCATAGGCAGGGTGCGCGACCTGGGCAGGGACGGCTTCCGGGCCGTGCTGTGGCATCAGGGCGAGGCCGATTATGGCAGAGAGTTTGACGGAGCCCTGTCGGATATGATCCGCATTATCGAGACCTCCCGCAGCGACGCGGGCTGGTACGTGCCCTGGTTCGTGGCCCGGGTCTCCTACAACAACGAGGAGGCGGCTGCCGGTCCCATACGCAACGTCCACAAGGCCCTGTGGGATCTGGGCGTGGCCCTGGAAGGGCCCGATACGGACACCCTGACGGGCAAGATGAGGGATTATGACGGCAAGGGGGTCCACCTGAGCCCGGAGGGCCTGCGGGAACACGCGCGGCTGTGGGCCGACAAGCTGATACCCTATATACACTCCTGTATCGACTGATTTTTTGTCATCCTGTTGACACAGGTCCGGATATAGGCTACAATGAATATGACGCAGGTCATTTGTAACTTGAAAATCTATAAAAACGAGGCTGTAATATGAGCAAGAAAACCAAAGTTGCCATTATTGGTGTCGGAGGTATCTCCGAGGTGCATATCGCGGGCTACAAGGCCAACCCCGACGTGGAGCTGTACGCCTTTTGCGATATCAACGAAAAAAGACTGAAGGAAAAGGGAGCGAAGCACGGCATCACCCGCCTTTTCACCGACGAAGCCGAGATGCTGAAGGCCCTGCCCGAGATAGAAGCCGTCAGCGTATGTACCTGGAACGCTGCCCACGCGCCCTGCGCCATCATGGCGCTGAACGCAGGCAAGCACGTATTGTGCGAAAAGCCCATGGCCCTCAACTCCAAGCAGGCCCTGGAGATGAAGGCCGCTGCCGAAAAGAACGGCAAGGTGCTGATGATAGGCTTTATGCGCCGCTTCGGCACCAACATGAGAGTACTCAAGGACTTTGTGGATGCGGGTGATTTTGGCGACATCTATTATGCCAAGGCCAGATATATCCGCCGCAACGGCGCCCCCGGCGGCTGGTTCGGCGACAAGTCCCGCTCCGGCGGCGGTCCTCTCATCGACCTGGGAGTCCATATCATCGATATGGTCCGCTACATTATGGGCAAGCCCCAGCCTGTCAGCGTTTACGGCGCTACCTATGACAAGCTGAAGAACCGCCCGGACATCAAAAAGCTCCACGCCGGCTACACCGCTTCCGACGCAGGAACGGACAAGCCCAAGTTTGACGTGGAGGATATGGCGACTGCCCTTATCCGCTTTGACAACGGCGCAGTGCTGCACATAGAGGTCTCCTTCAGCCTGAACATACCTCAGGATGACGAGGAGAACGTGGAGATCTACGGCGACAAGGCCGGCGCTGTCCTGTTCCCCAACCTGACCATCTACACCCAGCAGAACAACTATCTGACCAACGTCACCCTGGCTCAGGGCGTTCCTCACGAGTTCCACAGCATGTTTGAGATCGAGACTGCCCACTTTATCAAGTGCGTCCGGGACGGCATAGAGTGCATCAACCCCGCCGAAGACGGCGTCGCTCTGATGAAGATACTGGATGCCGTTTACGAGTCCGCCCGCACGGGCCACGAAGTGATCATCAAATAAATGACAAAAAAATACGGGGCTTTTGCCCCGTTTTTTTTGTCTCCGTCAGGCGTATTCGCCTCTGTAGGCCAGTCCGGCGGCGCCCAGCACGCCGGCCATATTGTCCAGAGGGGACTGTATCACCCTGCATTTTTCCGCCAGGGAAGGGATTGCCGTTCGGAAAGCCGTGGCCTTCAGAGCCTCAAACAGGGTCTCCGATTGTCCTACGCCGCCGCCTATCACTATCAGATCGGGATTGAATATATTGATGGCGTTGGCTACTCCCAGACCCATGTAATGGCCTGTTTCCCTCAGCACCTCCAGGCACAGCTCGTCGCCTCTTTCGGCGTAGATATCTATGTCCTTGGGCGTGATCCGGTCCTGCTGCAGCTCGGTGATGCCGGAGGAGGCGCCGCCCTGCAGCTTGTCCAGACAGCGGGCTATGATGGCGTCTCTTCCGCAGTAGGCCTCCAGGCAGCCTCTGGCGCCGCACACGCACCGGGGGCCGTCTTCGCTGATGACTATATGCCCCATCTCGGGAGAGGCAAAAACGCCCCTCAGAGGCTTGCCGTCTATGATCACGCCGCTGCCTATGCCCGTGCCCATGGTGAACATCACCATGGCCCGGGATTCTTTGCCGGCGCCGTAAAAGTATTCGCCGAAGGCCGCCGCGTTCACGTCGTTGCCTATGTAGTATTTGTAGCCGGAATGCTGCGCCAGGGCTTGGTACAGGTTCTTGCCGTCCCATTCCTTGAAGTTGGGCACAAAAAACATATCGCCGGAGGGGGCGTCAAATACTCCCGGGGTCCCCATGCCGCAGGCTATCACGTCTCTTTTTCTCAGCCCCGCGTCCTTGACCGCCTTGTCGGCAGCCTCGGATATCTGGCGGCATGTGGCGTCCATGCCTTCCTTGGCAAGAGAAGGGTATTCTATGCGGCTCAGGATGTTGCCGTCGTGGCTCACCGCCGAAGCGGTCACCGTGGTGCCTCCCAGGTCTATGCCTACGGCATAACCTCCGTCTGTGTTGCGAATGGGCAGGATGTTGTTCATAGCGTGCTCCCTGATGTATGTGTGTATCTGCGCTGCCGGGTCATGACCCCGGGCGCTCGTCGCCGGCGTCTTGACTCATATTGCTTGCCATTATTTCCCGGACCTTGTCTCCGGCGTGGATGAAGGCCTCCGCCACCCTGGGGTCAAAGTGGGTGCCTATCCCTTCCTTTATGATGGACATGGCTTTTTCGTAGGAAAAGCCCTTCTTGTAGCTGCGTTCCGACACCAGAGCGTCAAATACGTCCGCCACCGCCATTATACGGGCTGCAAGAGGGATATCCTCTCCCTTGAGCCCTTCGGGGTAGCCGGACCCGTTCCATTTTTCGTGATGGTAGAGGGCCAGCCTCATGGCGGGCAGGAGAAACTCGGCGTCTTTGCTGCCCACCTCCTGCATGGCTTTGTTCAGAAAGTCTCTGCCGTATTCGGTGTGCTTCTTCATGATGGCAAATTCTTCGTCCGTGAGCTTGCCCGGCTTGTTGAGGATGGTGTCGGACACGGATATCTTGCCTACGTCGTGGAGGGCGGCGGACAGATTCACGTTGGCCTTGAAGGTGTCGTCTATCTGGTCGGTGTATATGCCTTCCTTCACCAACTGATCCATTATCAGATTGGTATAAGCGCAGGTGTTCTTGATGTGGGTCCCGGTGTTTTCGTCCCGGCTTTCCACCGCTTCGGCAAGGGTCCTGATCAGGGAGCCCTGCAGTCTGCGGATCTGTTCGTTCTTGGCGTCGTTCTCGGCGATCTGACCGATGA from Abditibacteriota bacterium includes:
- a CDS encoding Gfo/Idh/MocA family oxidoreductase produces the protein MSKKTKVAIIGVGGISEVHIAGYKANPDVELYAFCDINEKRLKEKGAKHGITRLFTDEAEMLKALPEIEAVSVCTWNAAHAPCAIMALNAGKHVLCEKPMALNSKQALEMKAAAEKNGKVLMIGFMRRFGTNMRVLKDFVDAGDFGDIYYAKARYIRRNGAPGGWFGDKSRSGGGPLIDLGVHIIDMVRYIMGKPQPVSVYGATYDKLKNRPDIKKLHAGYTASDAGTDKPKFDVEDMATALIRFDNGAVLHIEVSFSLNIPQDDEENVEIYGDKAGAVLFPNLTIYTQQNNYLTNVTLAQGVPHEFHSMFEIETAHFIKCVRDGIECINPAEDGVALMKILDAVYESARTGHEVIIK
- a CDS encoding ROK family protein, which translates into the protein MNNILPIRNTDGGYAVGIDLGGTTVTASAVSHDGNILSRIEYPSLAKEGMDATCRQISEAADKAVKDAGLRKRDVIACGMGTPGVFDAPSGDMFFVPNFKEWDGKNLYQALAQHSGYKYYIGNDVNAAAFGEYFYGAGKESRAMVMFTMGTGIGSGVIIDGKPLRGVFASPEMGHIVISEDGPRCVCGARGCLEAYCGRDAIIARCLDKLQGGASSGITELQQDRITPKDIDIYAERGDELCLEVLRETGHYMGLGVANAINIFNPDLIVIGGGVGQSETLFEALKATAFRTAIPSLAEKCRVIQSPLDNMAGVLGAAGLAYRGEYA